A stretch of Roseovarius sp. M141 DNA encodes these proteins:
- a CDS encoding DUF1636 domain-containing protein has product MKDQAETPPNPTELLVCVKCRRGRELPSDDRWPGQALFDALGAMVLPEGVRVTPVDCLQNCNHGCTVALRGGARWAYVFANVDEVADPAMILDGAARYHATADGLIPWRERPEHFKRNCVARLPPLETSNV; this is encoded by the coding sequence ATGAAAGATCAGGCAGAAACGCCGCCAAATCCTACAGAATTGCTGGTTTGCGTCAAATGTCGGCGTGGCCGCGAGCTTCCGTCCGATGATCGTTGGCCGGGGCAGGCGCTGTTTGACGCGCTGGGCGCTATGGTGCTGCCCGAGGGCGTGCGCGTGACGCCGGTCGATTGTTTGCAGAACTGCAATCACGGTTGCACCGTTGCGCTGCGCGGCGGGGCGCGTTGGGCCTATGTTTTCGCAAATGTCGATGAGGTGGCGGACCCGGCCATGATCCTTGACGGCGCCGCCCGCTATCACGCCACCGCCGACGGTTTGATCCCGTGGCGCGAACGCCCCGAACATTTCAAGCGCAACTGCGTCGCCCGACTTCCCCCACTGGAGACCTCGAATGTCTGA
- the cobW gene encoding cobalamin biosynthesis protein CobW — protein sequence MSDLAKLPVTVITGFLGSGKTTLVRQLMQNSGGRRLAVIVNEFGDVGVDGDILKSCAIPDCPAENIMELANGCICCTVADDFIPTIEALMALDPRPDHILIETSGLALPKPLLKAFDWPEIRSKITVDGVIALADAEAVAAGRFAPNVAAVDAQRAADDSIDHETPLSEVFEDQISCADIILLTKPDLAGPEGVARAKAIIAAEAPRPIPVIEVAEGMIDPRVILGLEAAAEDDIDARPSHHDGADDHEHDDFESIVVDIPEVTDPTDLVRAIEGLANDHNILRIKGYAAVTGKPMRLLVQAVGARVRHQFDRPWAPGEARAGRLVVIAEHDNIDAGVIHAALGTARAQAAE from the coding sequence ATGTCTGATCTTGCAAAACTGCCCGTCACCGTCATCACCGGCTTTCTCGGCTCGGGCAAGACCACGCTGGTGCGCCAGTTGATGCAGAATTCGGGCGGCAGACGCCTGGCCGTGATCGTCAACGAATTCGGGGATGTCGGCGTCGACGGCGACATTCTGAAATCCTGCGCGATCCCCGATTGCCCTGCCGAGAACATCATGGAACTGGCGAATGGCTGCATCTGCTGCACCGTTGCCGATGATTTCATCCCCACGATCGAGGCGCTGATGGCGCTGGATCCGCGCCCCGATCATATCCTGATCGAAACCTCGGGGCTGGCCCTGCCCAAACCGCTGCTCAAGGCGTTTGATTGGCCCGAAATCCGTTCCAAGATCACCGTCGACGGCGTGATCGCGCTGGCCGATGCCGAGGCGGTCGCTGCGGGCCGTTTCGCGCCGAACGTGGCGGCCGTGGACGCGCAGCGCGCAGCTGACGACAGCATCGACCACGAAACGCCCCTGTCGGAGGTGTTCGAGGATCAGATTTCCTGCGCCGATATCATCCTTCTGACCAAGCCCGACCTTGCCGGCCCAGAGGGCGTGGCCCGCGCCAAGGCGATCATCGCCGCCGAAGCGCCGCGCCCGATCCCCGTGATCGAAGTGGCCGAGGGCATGATAGATCCGCGTGTCATTCTGGGGCTGGAGGCCGCCGCCGAGGACGATATAGACGCGCGCCCGTCGCATCACGACGGCGCCGACGATCACGAGCATGACGATTTCGAAAGCATCGTCGTGGACATCCCCGAAGTCACCGACCCCACCGATCTGGTCCGCGCCATCGAGGGGCTGGCCAACGATCACAACATCCTGCGGATCAAGGGCTATGCCGCCGTCACAGGCAAGCCGATGCGCCTGTTGGTGCAGGCTGTCGGCGCGCGGGTGCGTCACCAGTTCGACCGCCCGTGGGCACCGGGCGAGGCGCGCGCCGGGCGGCTGGTGGTCATTGCCGAGCATGACAATATCGACGCAGGCGTGATCCACGCCGCACTGGGCACCGCGCGCGCCCAAGCAGCCGAGTAA
- a CDS encoding glutathionylspermidine synthase family protein codes for MQKITLPERPHWRDHAREVGFTFADMHGEPYWDETSAYAFSLDQIETDLEDPATELHAMSREAVANIVADEALMDRLAIPEKHRDLIAESWRRGDPEIYGRFDFAYDGKGPAKLLEYNADTPTSLYESAAFQWQWLEDQLAAGVLPEGSDQFNGIHEALVARFGAVFEPGSDLHFTAVGGNPEDYGTVEAMGWAAREAGLGAHYCDLDKIALSEDGQFLDDEDRVMGVLFKLYPWEDLLRDEYADHIAGSRCLFLEPAWKALLSNKGLLPVLWQMFEGHPNLLPAFFEQDIGDAIAGQGTACANVADAFDRAGAQLVAGHVSKPILSREGASVTIVKSGEIVEQAQNTEYAQHPRIIQAYSPLPQFDGFRPVIGAWIVGEACAGIGIREDRSRITQDLSRFKPHYITG; via the coding sequence ATGCAGAAAATCACGCTGCCCGAAAGACCGCATTGGCGCGACCATGCCCGCGAAGTCGGCTTTACCTTTGCCGATATGCACGGCGAACCCTACTGGGACGAAACCTCGGCCTATGCCTTTTCTCTGGATCAGATCGAGACCGATCTTGAGGATCCCGCAACCGAGCTTCATGCGATGTCCCGCGAGGCGGTGGCCAATATCGTCGCTGACGAGGCGCTCATGGACCGCCTTGCCATTCCCGAAAAACATCGCGACCTGATCGCCGAAAGCTGGCGGCGCGGCGATCCTGAAATCTATGGCCGTTTTGATTTTGCCTATGACGGCAAAGGCCCGGCCAAGCTGCTGGAATATAACGCCGATACCCCAACCTCGCTGTATGAAAGCGCCGCGTTTCAGTGGCAATGGCTGGAGGATCAGCTCGCCGCTGGCGTGCTGCCCGAGGGATCGGATCAATTCAACGGCATTCACGAGGCGCTTGTCGCGCGGTTCGGCGCGGTGTTTGAACCCGGAAGCGATCTGCATTTCACCGCCGTCGGCGGCAATCCCGAAGATTACGGCACAGTCGAGGCGATGGGCTGGGCCGCGCGCGAGGCAGGGCTTGGGGCACATTACTGTGATCTGGACAAGATCGCGCTCAGCGAGGACGGCCAGTTTCTGGATGACGAAGATCGCGTCATGGGGGTGCTGTTCAAGCTCTACCCTTGGGAAGACCTCTTGCGCGATGAGTATGCCGATCACATCGCCGGATCGCGCTGCCTGTTTCTGGAACCGGCATGGAAGGCGCTTTTGTCCAACAAGGGGCTTTTGCCGGTGCTTTGGCAAATGTTCGAAGGCCACCCCAATCTGCTTCCTGCGTTTTTCGAGCAGGACATCGGCGACGCCATCGCAGGTCAGGGTACGGCCTGCGCAAATGTAGCCGATGCTTTTGACCGCGCCGGGGCGCAGCTTGTGGCGGGCCATGTGTCCAAACCGATCCTGTCGCGCGAAGGCGCCTCGGTTACGATCGTCAAATCAGGCGAGATCGTGGAGCAAGCCCAGAACACCGAATACGCCCAGCATCCCCGGATCATTCAGGCCTATTCCCCCCTGCCCCAGTTTGATGGCTTTCGTCCGGTAATTGGGGCATGGAT